The nucleotide sequence ACGGATAACAGATTTCAACTTTCTAAATTCTTCTTCTGTGAGATGGATATTATACTTTTTAGGTCTTGCCATAGGAATCACCGCCGTTTCTTTTATTATATATCAAAACAGCTGTGGTTACCAGAATTATTTGATTAAATATCAACAGGTCAGTACACTAGCTTTACTCCGGCCATTCGGTGACTCGACACTATGCGGTCCCACTCGCTCGGTCGTAAAAATACATTCAGTTCCTCAATCCTGCACGGGCTGGCAGCACAATCCTCACAATCTTCCCGCAATGCGGACACCGCAGTTCAAAAGCAACCTCATATGCCCGGTCCCGCCTCACGTCCAGGAGCCTCCTGCCGCACAGCGGACAGACCTTCTTTTCCCCCACGCCGCCTCCTTTCCTGCCACTGCAGGGACAGCGGCACGGCATCCATGCCATAATTTTCCATGCATAATCCAAGTATTCCCCATTCCCCGCAGGATAAACACCGCCACACCAAAAAAAGACGGCCCCCGCACCCTCGCAGAAGCCGTCCGCCTATGTACCTATCTCTTCTTTTGCTTTTTCTTCTCACTCTTTGGTTCCCAGTACACCGTAACAATATGATTGCAGTTCGGGCACCTGGTCTGTGCCTCCACTGGCTTCGGGGATCTGGTGCAGATATCCATGATACGCTTTCCGCACCTTGGGCATTTCAGTCTCTCCATTCATGTCCACCTCCTCGTATACAGCCCCGGTTCCTGGCTGCCGGGGCTCTAACCTGGCGATTGTCTCATTGTCTACCTCCTGTCAAATTTCTATCAACACTTCCCCTTTAGGAAAGCCTTCTTCCTCATGTGCCTCTGTCTATCTCTTCCGTTCTATCACAAACACGTCCACATTTCCACGAAACACACCGCCGCGCCAGACAGCACGCTCTCAAAAAGCCCCTGCCTTGACTACGCAGGCCCGTGATATCCCTGCCCATCCCTCCTTCCAGCGCATAATCTATACGGACTCAATCCCGCCCAGGCCGACACGTCAAAATTACCAACCACAGCCCTTCCACATGTCCATGCTTATTTCTACTTTCTTCTGTTACACACTTTTTCCTACGTTTTATCCAGTATATCACAAAACCGTACAGATTCCATCAAATTCCGAACAATCCCTCAACATTTTATTTCATAATATTTGCTGCTCTATCGCAGCGAATTTTATATTTTTGTTGCATTTACGCAGCAGATGTGCTATACTTCCAAAATAGAGGTGATGATATGGCAGAAACGCTTGGACAATATCTGAGGGCAATAAGAGAACAAAATAAATTAAGCACAAGAGACGTGGAAAAAGAGACCGGCATAACAACTTCACAGTTAAGCCGCCTGGAATGCAGCCACACCCGCAACCCGTCTCCCATCGCTTTAAAAAAACTGGCCTTATTATATAACATAAAACTGATTGACCTATTTCAGAAAGCCGGTTATCTTGATTCCAAAGATGTAGATTCTTACATGGAATCCTGCTTCAAAGGCATTGAAAAACTAGACCAGGAAGACAAGAAACAGATACAGAGCCAAATTGACTATTTGATTTTTCAGCATGACAAAGAAAGAGAGGGCAGAAATGATTTATAGATTAGGAGAACTATTCTGCGGCCCCGGCGGGATTGCGTGGGGAGCCCTTAACGCCGATATCGGAGACGATAACTACAAGATTGTCCACCAATGGGCAAACGACTACGACAAAGACACCTGCGAAACATACCGGCATAACATCTGCCGCGACGATCCCAAAAGCGTATACCACAAAGACATCCGTGAATTTAATCTGGAAAACCTGCCGGAAATCGACGCTCTGGCTTTCGGTTTCCCATGCAATGATTACAGTGTTGTCGGTGAGCAAAAAGGCATGGACGGCGTTTTCGGCCCCTTGTATTCCTACGGTGTAAAAGTTTTAAACCTGTACAACCCTATATGGTTCGTAGCAGAAAATGTAGGCGGCCTCCGAAATGCCAATGACGGAAAAGCCTTTACCAAAATCATTGACGAACTGAAAAATGCAGGAACCCACGGCGGATACAATGTAGTTCCACATTTATATAAATTTGAGGAATACGGAATCCCCCAGGCCCGCCATAGGATTATCATAGTAGGCATCCGGAAAGATATTGATGTCACATACCATGTCCCTTCCCCGGAACCATATGCAGACATTGACAATACCTGCCGGAAAGCAATAGAAGACCCGCCTATCCCGGCAGATGCCTTTAATAACGAACTGACAAAACAGTCCAAAACCGTCATTGAACGGCTGGATCACATCCTTCCCGGCCAGAATGCCTTTACCGCAGACCTGCCCGACAAACTGAAACTGAATGTCCACGGCGCGAAAATCAGCCAGATATACAAACGCCTGGACCCTGACAAACCCGCATATACCGTCACTGGAAGCGGCGGCGGCGGAACCCATATTTACCATTGGAAAGAATCCAGAGCCCTGA is from Lachnospiraceae bacterium JLR.KK002 and encodes:
- a CDS encoding helix-turn-helix transcriptional regulator is translated as MAETLGQYLRAIREQNKLSTRDVEKETGITTSQLSRLECSHTRNPSPIALKKLALLYNIKLIDLFQKAGYLDSKDVDSYMESCFKGIEKLDQEDKKQIQSQIDYLIFQHDKEREGRNDL
- a CDS encoding DNA cytosine methyltransferase, producing MIYRLGELFCGPGGIAWGALNADIGDDNYKIVHQWANDYDKDTCETYRHNICRDDPKSVYHKDIREFNLENLPEIDALAFGFPCNDYSVVGEQKGMDGVFGPLYSYGVKVLNLYNPIWFVAENVGGLRNANDGKAFTKIIDELKNAGTHGGYNVVPHLYKFEEYGIPQARHRIIIVGIRKDIDVTYHVPSPEPYADIDNTCRKAIEDPPIPADAFNNELTKQSKTVIERLDHILPGQNAFTADLPDKLKLNVHGAKISQIYKRLDPDKPAYTVTGSGGGGTHIYHWKESRALTNRERARLQTFPDTYKFIGSKESVRKQIGMAVPCKGAKIIFEAILKSFAGIEYPSIEPNINE